The nucleotide sequence GGCCCTGAAATCCTGTTTGGTTTGTTGTGCTAGTTTGTGTAAAACTCATTTAGAGTTTCATAATACTATGCCCAAACATAAGAAACACAAATTAATGAACCCTGTGAAGAACCTGGAGGACTACATATGCCAGAAACACGAGAGAGCTCTGGAGCTGTTCTGTAGAGAtgatcagacgtgtgtgtgtcagttctgCACTGAAGGAGACCACAAGAATCACAACACTGTTCCTATagaggaggagagcagagagaggaaggtGAGAAAGACTGATTAATGTCAACTATGGACATTATGTTATATAATGCAAACTAATATATCCAGCAGTAGATCAGATTATAATGCTGTGAATTAAGTTTcttaaaatactaaatactcaAATATTATGTCTTGTACTGTGTATGGGGATAAATTATAacaaattatttctttaaaaaaagtctTCTTCTCTGCCCTCAGACTCAGCTGGTGAAAATACAGACAGATGTGCAGCAGATGATTCAGGACCGACTGAAGAAgataaaagaaatcaaacacTCAGTAGAGCAAAGCAAAGTGTGTACAAACATGACTGGGTTTATATATGATACGTTCAGTTTTCTTTTTAGTTTGTAGAAATGAACAAActgcattaaatattaattctcTATTCAGTGTTATCTGATGGAAGTGAAAATGTGTTCCTCCTTTAGAGaagcacagagaaagagaaagcagacaGTGTTGAAGTCTTCACTGCTCTGATTCACTCCATTGAGAGAAGTCAGGCTAAGCTGCTCGAGGTGATGGAGGAGAAGCAGAAAGCAGCAGAGAGGCAGGCTGAAGGACTCATTAAAGAGCTGGAACAGGAAATCACTGTGCTAAAGAGGAGAGacactgagctggagcagctctcacacactgaggagcatctccacctcctacaggtcagTGTTCTTCTCTCTGTTCACTGGCAATGcagaacatcacagaacaaCACTCACCATGCTGAAggatttctcctctctcctgctctacTGTAGATTTACTCCTCCATGTGCAGCCCTCCACACACCAAGAACTGGACTGAGATCAGTATTAACACTGATCTGAGTGGGGACACTGTGAGGACAGCTCTGTCTCAGCTTCAGAAGACTCTGAATGAgaaactcactaaaacactcaatGACAAGTTAAAGGAAACAGGTGAGAAATtactttgtattttatattataaaatagagAAATAATAATTGACTGTTTTAAACGGTTTTtgctaaatctaaataaaaataccaaTAACTAATCTGAActaatttttttgtaattagttTCCACAGAACTGAAGAGGATTCAGCAGTATTCAGGTACAGTGAGATTTCTGATTTCCTCTCatattaaaatgtacatatcaacattacaccactgcatcatcAGACTTATTTACATCTGTAGATCTCTCCAGATTAAAGGAAGcccttaaacttttttttttactgtagaaAGACTGATCATTTTCATACATTTCactaataaaataagtaaactTATATTTGGACATAGATTAACTATTTTTAACTATATGATCAAAGATTGATTTCTTTGCCTATCAGTGGTGAATTTAATCTTAATGCTGATCAAAAGGTGAGAGTTTTATAtttatgcatatattttttttacaccatgcAGTGTCTTTATCATTTACAACTGAGCTTCAGCGTAAAAGGCATGAATGTGTTCTACAAAaattacactaacattaaatGACATCCTAAACaagtgtgtttaataaaaataatttttgtatCAGTTCAGGAAAACGTGTATAAATTCAGGTCTGTGATTTTTACAGCTAAAATACAAATGCAGTTTACTGTATAGATCAGGGTTCAACAACCTTAAACACATGCAGCGTAGTCACTGATACACTGGCAGTAAGCTTCCtcaagagatttttttaaacagttataGCTCCGTTTCAGCTGCATGCCACATTTTGTAGAACCATTGGCTGTTACACTGTCATTCATAGTGATGCAGTGCAGCGGTTCCAGTTTGGTAGAATAGATAATGGCAGCTCTGCTAGCTTAGAAAGCTAAAGTAAATGTTCAGTCATTTCAGCCTGTATGGACAgaagatttcagttttttttagaAAGGCCGTGCTGTGTGTACTTTATCTTTTGAAAATGTTGTTTGTTGAATATCGAGTGTTAAGTGCCATTTCGACAAAGCACAAGAAAAGTTTAAAATATCAGTCAGAATTCATCAAACATGGAATATCCAGTTATGGTTAGCAAACAAACTCCCACAAAGTATTTGCCACTGATAAAAATCATGCAACAAAAGCCAGCTATAGCGTTGCTCATTGCATTGTTCAACACTGAAAGCCATTCACTGCCATTCACTGATGGCAGAAGCTTCTGTTTGAAGGCTTACCAAACAAAGAGACAATAAAatccagaataaaaaatatttccatgTCTGCTAGAAGTGTTCAGCAAAGTactgaagaaatgacaaaaaatgttAGCTCTTAGCTAACAGCTGGGTTTCAAGATGAGAGCGTGGACATGAATGACATAATGCACACTGTTTTGGACATGTTTGACACATGAAGCACTTTTGTTGGCAAACTCGTTTGCCACTTTCCACTATTTCAAGCATGTAAGGGAGACTTTAAGTGACTACATATAACCCCCAGATAATGAAGCTCAGCAAAGACAAGCAGGGTCAGGGATACACTGATTGGTATGCAtctgtttatttagtgtgtCCATGTTTACGCAAGGTGAAAACAATGCTGTATCCCCAAAAGCCCAAACCCATTCATCAATAGATTTTTAAAACAGAGACTTAATCAAATGATTCTGTGCACATAGTGAAACGAACATCTTAAATGAAAGCTTGTAGTTTTTCGAACTCAAAAATGTCGAGACAGCAGCTTAAGAATTTATTTAACTAAGTTTTGTCTGAATGTTGCTTGGTGTCCACATGGGAATAGTGCTAATTTAAATTGAAGACTCAGAGCCTCTGCTATCGGCTAGTCTGGCAACGCCAGTTTTTAGACAATTTACAAGTAGATGGTTTATGCACGTGTAGCCTTATAAAACTATTCCATTAGTTTCCATTACCAGTGAACTGTACATCGGTGTAAGCAACCTTCTGCAGATAAATATTTAAGTGCATTTCCAGTCTTTATCAGCAACTGCCACTGAAGTAAATCATACTCGGCACATGCCATGACACTATATATGGCAGGGGTGTCCAACACTTCGCTACCAGTAACTCGTGACACACTTAAAGTttcatagaatatgtacaaaatttATTAAATCAGATGAACTTAGTAAACCTGTTTACATTTAATCCAAATCAAACTCACAAACTTACCACCCCTTTCAGTTGTTGTACCAGAATCTGACTCCCCGAACAAATCATGTGCCTCTGCTCGTGCATCACGCAGTTTAATACAGCAATTCATCAAGCTTTTTCACACATAGTTAGCATCAACTTTACATGGaagctttaaataaatgtaaatctataagcacaaaatgaagtagtttggataaaggataaagaaaataCATGGCAGATCTTTTTAACTTGGAAGCTGCTGGAGATTCGACAGTGTTAGGAATAAAGCAACGATGCTGCCAAAGTAAAAGCGCCgaatgaatctatcctgctgcacgaagatgcaggacgagtgtgctgtagacatttcttattagtgcagctgATGTTTCCTAGTAAAATACtctttaatatttcccattgcacatgcatatgaatgccataaaaatactattatttaatcacataaagtccaatacaatttcaggtctctgttattaaaattaatatcacTTTCAATATCAAAAATGTTCCCTTTTTTGTGAAAAGAGCCTTCTTCAGTCATCAGGGTATgtgccaaaagttttaattAGTAACAATttactgataaataacagaatccatgtgaatgaataaaatcttACAATAGTAACTAATTAGTCTAGTCAGCAAACCTGTTGTGTTAAATCAATTAACTCAACTCAACAATTAGCATGCTGCTTATGTGAATTTAAATTGATTTGTTGCAAAATATGACATTGACATGACgatattgacattttttaaatgttcacGCAAAAATAGCAGATTCAATTGGTTTGGTTTATGGTAATaagttatgtaaataaatgttactaacAATCTAACATTTTTTATGTTGGAACACttttatctgtaaaataaataaagataaaatacaTGAGTTAAAGGCACAATTAAATAAAAGGTTAAAATATTTATGGTATTAGTTATGTTATTAATTATTGGacagaatgaaaaaaatcatcgtTAGACTAATTGATtattagaagaaaaaaacgACAGATgaatttttgtaaatttttgttaGTTGCAGCTTTAGTTTGCATATCTCTGATGTGGACGTTTTCATGATGATGGCAGTATTCTTATATagtgctgtatttatttttgatatatTATGCTATATAATGCTGACAATGTTTTTCATCTTTTACAGACTTCTACCACAAACTgtacacatttttttccttttttaagcaaaatggtttttttttttaatgtttgattatttattcttatataaATTCTAATGTTTCACtggatgatttaatattttttacctgcatactcatatcacacactgtgtgtttctctcagtggatgtgactctggatcctgatacaGCAAATCCATATCTCATCCTGTCTGCTGATGGAAAACAAGTAACACATGGAGACACACGACAGAATCTCCCTGATACACCACAGAGATTGAGCAAATATGCACATGTCCTGGGAAAGCAGAGTTTGTGCTCAGGGAGATTTTATTATGAGGTGCAGGTCAAAGGGAAAATTGACTGGGCTCTTGGAGTGGCCAAAGAGTCCATTAACAGGAAGGGAGACATTACATTGAAACCTCAGGATGGATTCTGGACTGTGAAACTGAGGAATAAGAATCAGTACTGGGCTTGTGTTGATCCTGATGTCCccctcacactgagagagaaggtggaggtggtggggttttttgtggattatgaggagGGTCTGGTCTCCTTTTATGATGTAAAGTCCAGATCTCATATCTATTCTTTCACTGGTCAGTCTTTCACTGAGAAACTCTATCCATACTTCAGTCCTTATTTAAATGAAGGAGGTAAAAATtcagcaccactgatcatctctCCTGTATTTAAGGCTAAATAAATTTTCAACAAATTTACTCATCTATTAAATGGtgagaataaaaacaatattttactttttttggttaattctagaaaaaaaaaaacatttttcccaTTTTAAAGTGCTCTACTAATTGTTTTGATACAGGGTCTttcaaatgttaataaaatttGACTACAGTTAACACTGAGTTTTACTGCAGAATTTAATCAGTAAAATGTTTGAACTGTGCATAAAAGTTCAGCTGTGGATGTCTCTGTACATGAAACTGAACAAAACTGTATTTCTCCTTAAAATTTCATTAATCACAAATGCAAactaattcatattttatttagaaataaaaatgccaGGCTGATTATGTTCTTTGAAATAACCTGGCTCTCCTGGACCCTAAAAACTTTGACCAGATTACAGCCAACACCAGTGATCTTCCACAGACTGCACTTCAAGAACTAAGCAAATGCTTGCTTCAGTTTGACAGTACAGCTACAGTGACCAATTTAAAAAGTGAGCTCTCAAGTCTGGCTAAACAGTGGCCTAGATTGAAAAGATCAACATTCGATGAACACACTATCAGGACAACAGAGGATGTGCCTGAAGACGACGATGGTGTGGAGATTGTGAACAAGAGCTGCTCATCTTGCAAGAACTGTCCGGTGTGTTGTTATCGTATTCTTTGTCAATACAACCTATTGACCAATGCATACCCCATTTTGGGACTTGCTTACAAGTTCTTACTTACACTCTCAGTCACCCAGGTAGCTTGCGAACGAAGCTTCTCCACTCTTAAATTCATAAAGAGTAGGCTTAGGAGCTCTCTCACACAACAGCATCTAGAAGCTTTCATGCTCATGGCTTCAGAAAGAGATGTTTAATTGGCCTTGGATAGTGATCAGATCATAGATGGCATTGCTGAGAGAAGTGAGCAACTACGGAAATTGCTCACCTAATTAAAAGGAGAAGAAGGTAGTCATTTTCAGATGTAAGCTTGTCTGCTTAACCCTACTTGTAAGATGTCTTCTTAACCCTACTTCTATGTTGTCTTGCGTACTTGATTTCTTTACACtaacaaataatttataataaataataaataatcactaATCTGTTTTGTCTCCTTCACAGGAATCCTTTCATTATCTTTATATCTCACACTGCATCAAGATTATACCCCCTGACTAGCTAAAATATTGTCTTTATAGttttatatgttgtttgtcttaatgttctttcctttgtttctttgttttacaAATATGACCCAATACTGTATATGTTCAGTGatcaaataaatgtttaaatagcATTTATTCTGCGTTATATTTTTATGCTAGTAAGTGGTGTTAAAAATTAGTCTCCACATTAATGAGCCAATGTATTATGATGTGGGATGTGGTGGGCTGCTGTGGGGCAGGATGTCCAGGGCCAATTTTTGGTCCCAATCCGCCCCTGTGTGCAGCAACATGAAACGTCAGAGCTGAAATCAGGTAGAACTTcctcatgaatattaataaggCTCCCTCtgtttaagaattttttttctaattgaaAAACATCGTTTCCCCTTTGCACCAGCAGATGGCAGAAAATACTGCAGATAAAGGATTTGCagattaatttatttagttatttttgtaCCAAAGAACAGAATCAGTCATTAACAGAatcaatctttttttatttctaaacaaaatatgaatttgtttgtttttgtgtttaattaagttttaagttttaaatacatttttgttcaATTTTATCTACAGAGATATCAACAGCTGAACTCTTTGTAAATTTTGATTATGTTCTGCAGTAAAACtcaattttattaacatttgatTTGTAATATACATAATAAACAGACTATAAGATTAATTTTTTCCCCACCCTACGCCCTCAAAAAAAActctgtttttattcatttaatgtgATTCAATGTGATATTTTGCTTTCAGGAATTTTGGCACTATTTTACTTCCATATTATGTACATGTTCTGGGAAAGCCGAGTTTCTCCTCAGGGAGATCATATTATGAGGTGCAGGTCAGAGGGAAAACTGAGTGGAATGTTGGAGTGGCCAAAGAGTCCATTAACAGGAAGGGAGAGATTACACTGAGACCTCAGGATGGATTCTGAAGACTGTGGATCTGAAGAATGAGAATCAGTATAAGGCTTGTGTTGAGCCCTCTGTCCCCATCACACTGAGAAAGAAGGTGGAGaaggtgggggtgtttgtggattatgaggagGGTCTGGTCTCCTTTTATGATGTGAAGTCCAGATCTCATATCTATTCTTTCACTGGTCAGTCTTTCACTGAGAAACTCTATCCATACTTCAGTCCTGGATTAAATGAAGTAGGTAAAAATtcagcaccactgatcatctctCCTGTATTTAAGACTGAATGAATTTTCACTTCTCAAATTTAACCAATTATtcaagaatgaaataaatattttacttctTTGGTCCATTTTAGAAATACAGCTATGGGTGACAAAAATAACATAATATTAATCCTACACTCTGTTTTGTCTGTTATGATTATTACAAATCGAACAATAATCAATTATGTTTCGGTTTACACTTTTTATTGCAGAATTTAATTTGatcaataaaatgtattatgttCAGCTGTTGATGTCTGTGTAGATAAAACTGAAcaaatttttttcttaaaagtcattaaacacaaatacaaacaaatttatattttatttttaaataaaattgtcaCGCTGATTCTGGTCTTTGAAAaagaaatgactaaataaattaaTCCTTTATTAATGGTATTTCCTGCCATCTGCTGGTGCAATGGGGAAATTATGTCTTCTATACTAAAACAAATTCTTAAAGGCAGAAGGGCAGAGGGAGCCTCGTTAATATTCATGAGGAAGTTCTACCTGATTGGTCACTAACACGTTTGGGCTGTGACGTATCATGTTGCTGCATATCATGTTGCTGTTTTCTGACTTCTGTGAAAAATCTCCAAGGATCATACAACAGCAAAAtccaaaatgtctgaaatagCACTTTTTCAGCACATTGATGTATCCAATAATTCAACATTTGGCCTGATGGAGGCAAAAGAGTAAAGGTCATGAGGTCAACAATGTGTCTCACAGTTCAACTATTGGGGTAACAGTTAGATTCAAAACTTTATCTGCTTTTGCAAAGCTGAAATGCTCCCTTGCCAGAAGGGATTTCTGTTCACATACTGAACTACCATGTGAGCACAGGTTTTGTATTTAGTTATACACCATACACTGAGCCCAGTACcagcacacaaacactctcttatATAATTCAAATAAGTCAAATGTTTATTACTTATTGTGAAATGaacttaaatattaaaatcacatttaggcaaaatgaactgttttattttaagtcatttatttattgtatgtcCATCTCAACCAATCACTTAAattatactatattgccaaaagtattcactcacccatccaaataatcagaatcaggtgttccaatcacttccatggccacaggtgtataaaatcaagcacctaggcatgcagactgtttttacaaacatttgtgaaagaatgggtcgctctcaggagctcagtgaattccagcgtggaactgtgataggatgccacctgtgcaacaaatccagtcgtgaaatttcctcgctcctaaatattccacagtcaactgtcagctgtattataagaacgtggaagtgtttgggaacgacagcaactcagccacgaagtggtaggccacgtaaactgacggagcggggtcagcggatgctgaggtgcatagtgcgaagaggtcgccaactttctgcagagtcaatcgctacagacctccaaacttcatgtggccttcagattagctcaagaacagtgcgcagagagcttcatggaatgggtttccatgaccgagcagctgcatccaagccatacatcaccaagtgcaacgcaaagcgtcggatgcagtggtgtaaagcacgccgccactggactctagagcagtggagacgcgttctctgtagtgacgaatcgcgcttctccaacTGGCAATctgacgagtctgggtttggcggttgccaggagaatggtacttgtctgactgcattgtgccaagtgtaaagtttggtggaggggggattatggtgtggggttgtttttcaggagctgggcttggccccttagttccagtgaaaggaactctgaatgcttcagcataccaagacattttggacaattccatgctcccaactttgtgggaacagtttggagctggccccttcctcttccaacatgactgtgcaccagtgcacaaagcaaggtccataaagacatggatgacagagtctggtgtggatgaacttgactggcctgcacagagtcctgacctcaacccgatagaacacctttgggatgaattagagcggagactgagagccaggccttctcgtccaacatcagtgtatgACCTCAcgaatgcacttctggaagaatggtcaaaaattcccataaacacactcctaaaccttgtggacagccttcccagaagagttgaagctgttatagctgcaaagggtggaccgacgtcatattgaaccctatggattaggaatgggatgtcacttaagttcatatgcgagtcaaggcaggtgagcgaatacttttggcaatataatgtatattcaGTTTATCCTGCTTGATATTAAGCAGGTCTGCACAGTTCTTCATCTACAATTGTAAAATAAACTTGTAATTTGACATTTAAAGGCATAAGCTGTAATTGTTAGGATAATGACAAGGACAGCAATTTGTTTCTATCCCAGTAGCAACTGCTGTTAAGATAGCTTTAGGAGTCTGCTTGTAGTGCACACAgtgcaatttattattatatataggaTTACTATCTTATCTTGTTACTTTGTACATATTTATGCAGCCACTACTCACATGACCCTTGAGGGTGAGAAAGAACAAAGGGAACTGAACGAATAGAGAACCAGCATCCAACCACCACCAGGATGAGATGCTGGTGACCAGCAAACCAGCATCAAAACTCAACATATACTGGTATTACCTGGTTGAAAAGCTTGCATTATGCGGTTCTATGctggttttaataaattattaaattcccAAATCCATGTTATGTACGCGAAGTAAAAGGTGCAGTAGAACATCCTTAAGATGACAATGCAAATTgaacatataaacatatttatagcATAGTAAACAAATATACAACCACGCTACAATTTCAGGTctgttttcaaataaaaattacCTTCAATATCAAAGGTGTTTGCTTTTTTGAGAAAGGTTTCTTTTCAGTCTTGCAGAGGCCATCAGGGTATGTGCTATTGGACTTGTGAGTAAAAATGTACAGGTAAAATAACAGGATCCGTGTGTATTAATATCTGACATTAATAACTGATAAGTCTAGTCAGCAAACCTGTTTAATCAATCAACTTGTTAAATCAGTTATCTCTACTCTTTTAGCTCTATCACTTTTTTTAGCTCACATGCACATCAGGTGCACCGATCTACATCCGCCAACAGATGAAATACTTTTATGGAAAATCataattttctatatttaacatttgtaaTACAATActtaagagagagaaatggggggtatattttattaaaccgattttgacaggtctgacagccaatcagaatcgtccACGTCACATTGCCCACCCCCTTTCAACCAATGCGAAAAACGTATCCGTCACATTATCCCACCTCcttctcaaccaatcagaaaaacgTATCCGTCACAATATCCCGCCCCCCTTTCATCCGATGAGGTTGTTTGATGGGGTGGGGTTACATATTCCCTTAGTCATCAGaatcttaatcacacacacacacacacgtgcacaaaccgtcagtacgtgacacacacacacgtacacaaaccccctgtacatgacacacacgtacacaaaccccctgtacatgacacacacgtacacaaacctccctgtacgtgacacacacacacacacgtacacaaacccccctgtacgtgacacacacacacgtacacaaacccCCCtgtacctgacacacacacacgtacacaaatccccctgtacgtgacacacacacacgtacacaaacccCCCtgtacctgacacacacacgtacacaaacccccctgtacgtgacacacacacacacgtacacaaacccCCCtccacgtcacacacacacacgtacacacacccccctgtacgtgacacacacacacacacgtacacaaacccccctgtacgtgacacatacacacgtgcacaaacccccctgtacgtgacacacacacacatacacacgtgcacaaacccccctgtacatgacacacacacacatacacacgtgcacaaacccccctgtacatgacacacacacacatacacaaacccccctgtacgtgacacacacacacgtacacaaacccccctgtacatgacacacacacacacgtacacaaacccCCCTGTACGTGACACACCTACGCACATAAACATATGGACAAGTATGTTTCTACTGATAAAACATAGATGTTataagtttatctcctgaaggttaCGTATTCCATAGTCACCccacaatcacccacacacatacaaccccTTAACCCttaccttgacacacacacacacgcacaaacccaatgtttataaaaataaagcttaatttgttttagtctattgattatttgaaattattattttaaaaaatgttttataaaaataaagtttaatttgtttttagtctattgattattttaaaaatgtttataaataaagtttaatttgtttttagtctattgattatttgaaattattatttaaaaaaaatattttataaatcgTTGGGTCTCCTAAGTGGTTTCACAACTTAGAGGATCTGACAGAGGGTACAGAACTTCTACGCTCTCCAATCTAACTTTTAGAGATCACGGACCTTTCTGCAGGTGAGAACTTAACACATTTTCACTAACttgaatcatttcatttatgtgTATTAGATTGAATgtcaataatattaatattatagaaTAATATAATTAGAAAGAATATCTTGCTCTATTTACTTATAGATGGAAACagatatataaagtttaatttgataCATTTAATTACAGAACAAGGTCAGACTATACATATCTGGCAGTAGTGTCTAGGAAATCGAAATCAATCAGCATTAGGTAATTTCATTATGTCTCACAGAACATTGTTTTAAGATGAAATGTATAACTCGGAATACTAATAGAATCTTTTTCCTATGATGTCTTAGACAACAGCATAGTGATTATTTCAGATGACAAATGTCTTGAAACATCGGCGCAAGGCTTAAGAACAACAGAACGATCTGACTCCGACCAAAGGCCTACCACTTTAGTAAAACCAATACCTCGAATTGCGGGTAAGATAACATAAAATGTGAAGATTCTAAAAATGTAACCAACCCATTTTACAAGGATTGTAAAAGCTCAGCATATGGACAAGtatgtttctattgataaaGCATAGAATTTataagtttatctcctgaaggttCCATAGTCACCCCACAGACTCTCTTGGAATCAAATTAAGCACAGAATCAAGTAAGtctt is from Hemibagrus wyckioides isolate EC202008001 linkage group LG07, SWU_Hwy_1.0, whole genome shotgun sequence and encodes:
- the LOC131356677 gene encoding E3 ubiquitin-protein ligase TRIM39-like translates to MVESSSSTKGKRRRSMEEPKSFFLSNLVSHDSRSPLSEEQLLCSICLDVFTDPVTTPCGHNFCKSCLTQCWEKSQHCQCPLCKEKFTKKPKLKINITLREVADHFKKKSGSDKPEVLCDACTGEKLKALKSCLVCCASLCKTHLEFHNTMPKHKKHKLMNPVKNLEDYICQKHERALELFCRDDQTCVCQFCTEGDHKNHNTVPIEEESRERKTQLVKIQTDVQQMIQDRLKKIKEIKHSVEQSKVSTEKEKADSVEVFTALIHSIERSQAKLLEVMEEKQKAAERQAEGLIKELEQEITVLKRRDTELEQLSHTEEHLHLLQIYSSMCSPPHTKNWTEISINTDLSGDTVRTALSQLQKTLNEKLTKTLNDKLKETVSTELKRIQQYSVDVTLDPDTANPYLILSADGKQVTHGDTRQNLPDTPQRLSKYAHVLGKQSLCSGRFYYEVQVKGKIDWALGVAKESINRKGDITLKPQDGFWTVKLRKNQYKACVEPSVPITLRKKVEKVGVFVDYEEGLVSFYDVKSRSHIYSFTGQSFTEKLYPYFSPGLNEVGKNSAPLIISPVFKTE